The following are encoded together in the Streptomyces flavofungini genome:
- a CDS encoding GlxA family transcriptional regulator yields the protein MSVIALLVLDGVPAHQLTTPGLVLDAVARSAPGAAYELRVCAVPRTVTTARPAPLTVTADRGLDGLDGAGTVLVAGHDGFRDEPPPGVAEALRAAVGRGSRVLAVGTGTFTLAAAGVLDGRRATTEWSHVPELAARHPQVAVDPAGTLVVDGPFRTSAGFLGGLDLCLRFVEEDHGADVAAATARQLVLPVYEDAGAARAELDRALAETGGLEPTVRWLEASSHGPLTLADIATHARLSPRTLDRRFRAHTGLSPLKYLLRVRLDRARDLLEHDDATIEEIAARVGFGSSASFRRHFRDATGRTPRDYRAAQDPGTPRGPGGGARPGAPAASGRPARTPTEDGPSR from the coding sequence ATGTCAGTCATCGCGCTGCTCGTCCTCGACGGCGTCCCCGCCCACCAGCTCACCACCCCCGGCCTGGTCCTGGACGCCGTCGCCCGCAGCGCCCCCGGGGCCGCGTACGAGCTGCGGGTCTGCGCGGTCCCGCGCACCGTCACCACCGCGAGGCCCGCCCCGCTGACCGTCACCGCGGACCGGGGTCTCGACGGGCTGGACGGGGCCGGGACCGTGCTGGTGGCCGGGCACGACGGGTTCAGGGACGAGCCGCCGCCGGGCGTGGCCGAGGCCCTGCGCGCGGCGGTCGGCCGGGGGAGCCGCGTGCTCGCCGTCGGCACCGGCACGTTCACGCTCGCGGCGGCCGGGGTCCTCGACGGCCGCCGTGCCACGACCGAGTGGAGCCACGTCCCCGAACTGGCCGCGCGCCACCCGCAGGTGGCGGTCGACCCGGCGGGGACCCTCGTCGTGGACGGGCCGTTCCGCACGTCGGCCGGGTTCCTCGGCGGGCTCGACCTGTGCCTGCGGTTCGTCGAGGAGGACCACGGCGCCGACGTGGCCGCCGCGACCGCACGGCAGCTCGTCCTGCCCGTGTACGAGGACGCCGGGGCCGCGCGCGCCGAGCTGGACCGGGCCCTCGCCGAGACCGGCGGCCTGGAGCCGACCGTCCGGTGGCTGGAGGCGTCGTCGCACGGGCCGCTCACCCTCGCCGACATCGCCACGCACGCCCGCCTGAGCCCCCGCACGCTCGACCGCAGGTTCCGCGCGCACACGGGCCTCAGCCCGCTCAAGTACCTGCTGCGCGTGCGTCTGGACCGGGCGCGCGACCTCCTGGAGCACGACGACGCGACGATCGAGGAGATCGCCGCGCGCGTGGGGTTCGGCTCGTCGGCGAGCTTCCGCAGGCACTTCCGCGACGCGACCGGGCGCACGCCCCGGGACTACCGCGCGGCCCAGGACCCCGGCACGCCCCGCGGCCCGGGGGGCGGCGCACGGCCCGGGGCCCCGGCGGCTAGCGGACGGCCCGCGCGGACTCCGACTGAAGATGGGCCTTCGCGTTGA
- a CDS encoding DUF7800 domain-containing protein: MARLRLGPLLRYVDGARATVWVEADRPCTAEVRCADGTRGTARTFQVAGHHYALVTVEGLRPGTDTAYEVTLDATPVWPLPDSPFPASTIRTPGGDGEDAAALRVTFGSCRWAAPPAKTSHLHDLGHRGTAGKGKEHDPVGPDALDTLAARIAADPAAPRPDVLLLLGDQVYADEVSQATRRWLAARRDLSEPPGDQVADYEEYTHLYYESWLDPEVRWLLSTVPSCMIFDDHDVIDDWNTSASWLAEMRATPWWRERVLSGLMSYWVYQHLGNLPPEELERDELFAAVRATPDGTDALRAHAATADADPPARHPTTAPQAWRSAPTPARSRWSYRRDFGRVRLLMVDTRAARVLDEDRRAMLAPGEAAWLREQALEGGCDHLLIGTSLPWLLPHLIHDAEGWNAALCRGERGARWARFGEDLRRRADLEHWAAFPTSFDALAALIADAGSGADAPATVCVLSGDVHHAYVAEPTWPTGTDPDARVLQLTCSPVHNSIPASIRLGFRFGWSRVGRALGRRFARHGRLPRSAVDWRRTGGPWFGNHLMTLTLRGRAAELRLDRARAEKGGGERLETVERTTLAP, encoded by the coding sequence GTGGCGCGGCTGCGTCTGGGTCCACTGCTGAGGTACGTCGACGGCGCGCGGGCGACCGTCTGGGTCGAGGCCGACCGGCCCTGCACGGCCGAGGTGCGCTGCGCCGACGGCACGCGCGGGACGGCGAGGACCTTCCAGGTGGCCGGGCACCACTACGCCCTGGTGACGGTCGAGGGGCTGCGCCCGGGGACCGACACGGCCTACGAGGTCACGCTCGACGCCACTCCGGTGTGGCCGCTGCCCGACTCGCCCTTCCCCGCGAGCACGATCCGCACGCCGGGCGGGGACGGCGAGGACGCAGCCGCCCTGCGCGTCACCTTCGGCTCCTGCCGGTGGGCCGCGCCGCCCGCCAAGACGTCCCACCTGCACGACCTGGGCCACCGGGGCACGGCAGGCAAGGGGAAGGAGCACGACCCCGTCGGCCCCGACGCCCTCGACACCCTCGCGGCCCGCATCGCCGCCGACCCCGCAGCCCCGCGCCCCGACGTGCTGCTCCTCCTCGGCGACCAGGTGTACGCGGACGAGGTCTCCCAGGCCACCCGCCGCTGGCTCGCCGCCCGCCGCGACCTCTCCGAGCCCCCGGGCGACCAGGTCGCGGACTATGAGGAGTACACCCACCTCTACTACGAGTCCTGGCTCGACCCCGAGGTGCGCTGGCTGCTCTCCACCGTCCCCAGCTGCATGATCTTCGACGACCACGACGTCATCGACGACTGGAACACCAGCGCCTCCTGGCTCGCCGAGATGCGCGCCACACCCTGGTGGCGCGAGCGCGTCCTCAGCGGCCTGATGTCGTACTGGGTGTACCAGCACCTGGGCAACCTGCCGCCCGAGGAGCTGGAGCGCGACGAGCTGTTCGCGGCCGTCCGCGCCACCCCCGACGGCACCGACGCCCTGCGCGCCCACGCCGCCACCGCCGACGCCGACCCGCCCGCCCGGCACCCGACCACCGCCCCTCAAGCGTGGCGCTCCGCGCCGACCCCCGCTCGATCCCGGTGGAGCTACCGCCGCGACTTCGGCCGCGTGCGCCTGCTGATGGTCGACACCCGCGCCGCCCGCGTCCTCGACGAGGACAGGCGCGCCATGCTCGCCCCCGGCGAGGCGGCCTGGCTGCGCGAGCAGGCCCTGGAGGGCGGCTGCGACCACCTCCTGATCGGGACGTCCCTGCCGTGGCTGCTCCCCCACCTCATCCACGACGCCGAGGGCTGGAACGCCGCCCTGTGCCGGGGCGAGCGCGGCGCCCGCTGGGCCCGCTTCGGCGAGGACCTGCGCAGACGCGCCGACCTCGAACACTGGGCCGCCTTCCCGACGTCCTTCGACGCCCTGGCCGCCCTGATCGCCGACGCCGGCTCCGGCGCGGACGCGCCCGCGACGGTCTGCGTCCTGTCCGGCGACGTCCACCACGCGTACGTCGCCGAGCCCACCTGGCCCACGGGCACCGACCCCGACGCCCGCGTCCTGCAGCTCACCTGCTCGCCGGTGCACAACTCCATCCCCGCCTCGATAAGGCTCGGCTTCCGCTTCGGCTGGAGCCGCGTCGGCCGCGCCCTCGGCCGCCGCTTCGCGCGGCACGGACGGCTCCCGCGCTCCGCCGTGGACTGGCGCAGGACGGGCGGCCCCTGGTTCGGCAACCACCTGATGACGCTGACGCTGCGCGGGCGTGCGGCGGAGCTGCGCCTGGACCGGGCGCGGGCGGAGAAGGGCGGCGGGGAGCGCCTTGAGACAGTGGAGCGGACGACCCTCGCGCCTTGA
- a CDS encoding FAD/NAD(P)-binding protein has translation MSAAATVDHSIAVVGAGPRGTSVLERLCASAAELLPPGARLTVHMVDPAPPGPGRVWRTAQSRELLMNTVASQVTLFTDASVDCAGPIRSGPSLYEWAARGHIPGLGPDDYPTRADYGRYLEWFFAETVRAAPGSVRVRTHTARAVGLHESDEADGVPGRGAQTLVLDDSREISGLAAVVLAQGHLPDTADRDRAALSAYADRHGLRHVPPANPADVDLTSVAPGEPVLLRGLGLNFFDHMALLTSGRGGRFVPDERGGLRYAASGKEPRLYAGSRRGVPYQARGDNAKGPYGRHRPAVLTPEAIARFRKRADSGDAPDFLAEVWPLVAKEVETVHYEARLAAAGAAGRAAAFRDRFLDTAHGSPEESLVLDAFGFSGDDRWSWERLARPYAGQVFRSPADFRSWLLGHLREDAAQAALGNVAGPLKAALDVLRDLRNELRLVVDHGGLAGASRRAHLDGWYTPFNAFLSIGPPRRRIEELTALIEAGVVEVLGPRLEVRCAGVEGGGDESAGAFHAYSPDVPGSGVRVTTLVEARLPEPDLRRTGDALLAGLLRSGRCRPHTVDGHETGGLDVTPRPYRVLDSRGRAHARVFAFGVPTEGVHWVTAAGARPGVDSVTLSDADAVARAALRAAVSGGAVGSGGVVGSGGAGASGGAGASGEVAVPAGATAVPAGPLNAGDARDGWIRPILTKHSDVEVASTN, from the coding sequence TTGTCTGCTGCTGCGACCGTCGACCACTCCATAGCCGTCGTCGGCGCGGGGCCGCGCGGCACCAGCGTCCTTGAGCGCCTGTGCGCCTCGGCCGCCGAGCTGCTTCCACCGGGGGCGCGGCTGACGGTGCACATGGTCGATCCGGCGCCGCCGGGGCCCGGCAGGGTGTGGCGCACCGCCCAGTCGCGGGAGCTCCTGATGAACACCGTCGCCTCCCAGGTGACGCTGTTCACCGACGCGAGCGTCGACTGCGCGGGGCCGATCCGGTCCGGCCCGAGCCTGTACGAGTGGGCCGCGCGCGGGCACATACCGGGGCTCGGCCCGGACGACTACCCGACGCGCGCCGACTACGGCCGCTATCTGGAGTGGTTCTTCGCCGAGACGGTGCGCGCCGCCCCGGGCTCCGTCCGCGTCCGTACGCACACGGCACGCGCGGTCGGCCTCCACGAGTCCGACGAGGCCGACGGCGTCCCTGGCCGGGGCGCGCAGACCCTCGTCCTCGACGACTCCCGGGAGATATCGGGGCTCGCCGCCGTCGTCCTCGCGCAGGGCCATCTGCCCGACACCGCCGACCGCGACCGGGCCGCGCTCTCCGCGTACGCCGACCGCCACGGCCTGCGCCACGTCCCGCCCGCCAACCCCGCCGACGTCGACCTCACCTCCGTCGCCCCGGGCGAGCCGGTCCTGCTGCGCGGCCTCGGCCTGAACTTCTTCGACCACATGGCGCTCCTGACGTCGGGGCGCGGCGGGCGCTTCGTCCCCGACGAGCGGGGCGGGCTGCGCTATGCGGCGTCCGGCAAGGAGCCGCGCCTGTACGCCGGTTCGCGGCGCGGCGTGCCGTACCAGGCGCGCGGCGACAACGCCAAGGGCCCCTACGGGCGGCACCGGCCCGCCGTGCTCACCCCGGAAGCCATCGCCCGCTTCCGCAAGCGCGCCGACAGCGGGGACGCGCCGGACTTCCTGGCCGAGGTCTGGCCGCTGGTCGCCAAGGAGGTGGAGACCGTCCACTACGAGGCGCGCCTCGCGGCGGCCGGTGCGGCGGGGCGGGCCGCCGCCTTCCGCGACCGCTTCCTCGACACCGCGCACGGCAGCCCCGAGGAGTCCCTGGTCCTGGACGCGTTCGGGTTCTCCGGCGACGACCGGTGGTCCTGGGAGCGCCTCGCCCGCCCGTACGCGGGGCAGGTCTTCCGCTCGCCCGCCGACTTCCGCTCCTGGCTGCTCGGGCACCTGCGCGAGGACGCCGCGCAGGCCGCGCTCGGCAACGTCGCCGGGCCCCTGAAGGCCGCCCTCGACGTGCTCCGCGACCTGCGCAACGAACTGCGGCTCGTGGTCGACCACGGCGGCCTCGCGGGCGCCTCGCGCCGGGCCCATCTGGACGGCTGGTACACGCCGTTCAACGCGTTCCTGTCCATCGGCCCGCCCCGGCGGCGCATCGAGGAGCTGACGGCTCTCATCGAGGCGGGGGTGGTGGAGGTGCTGGGGCCGCGCCTCGAAGTGCGGTGCGCGGGAGTCGAGGGCGGAGGCGATGAGTCCGCTGGGGCGTTCCACGCGTACTCGCCGGACGTGCCCGGGTCCGGGGTGCGGGTGACCACGCTGGTCGAGGCGCGCCTTCCCGAGCCCGATCTGCGGCGCACCGGGGACGCGCTGCTCGCGGGCCTGCTGCGGTCGGGCCGGTGCCGCCCGCACACCGTCGACGGCCACGAGACGGGCGGCCTCGACGTCACGCCCCGCCCCTACCGCGTGCTCGACAGCCGGGGCCGGGCCCACGCGCGGGTGTTCGCGTTCGGGGTGCCGACAGAGGGGGTGCACTGGGTGACGGCGGCCGGGGCCAGGCCCGGGGTGGACTCGGTCACACTGTCCGACGCGGACGCGGTGGCGCGGGCCGCGCTGCGGGCGGCGGTCTCGGGCGGGGCGGTCGGGTCGGGTGGGGTGGTCGGGTCGGGTGGGGCGGGGGCCTCGGGCGGGGCGGGGGCCTCGGGCGAGGTAGCGGTTCCGGCCGGGGCCACGGCGGTTCCGGCCGGGCCGCTGAACGCCGGGGACGCCCGCGACGGCTGGATACGGCCGATTCTCACGAAACACTCAGATGTTGAAGTTGCAAGTACTAATTAG
- a CDS encoding HNH endonuclease family protein — MPAIYARHRLAAVGAVAALAAAATLLSGSPAQAAPPTPVSAATARTYLGQLTVAPEGSSDGYSRDKFPHWSTQSGACNTREVVLKRDGENVQQDGSCAAVSGTWKSPYDGGTWTAASDVDIDHVVPLSEAWRSGASGWTTSRREGFANDLGRPQLIAVTDNVNQAKGDKDPAEWLPPTTSYHCFYARMWVDVKQHYGLTVDSAEKSALSSILNGC, encoded by the coding sequence ATGCCCGCAATCTACGCGCGTCACCGCCTCGCCGCCGTGGGCGCCGTCGCCGCCCTCGCCGCCGCCGCGACCCTCCTGTCCGGCTCCCCCGCCCAGGCCGCCCCGCCCACCCCGGTCAGCGCCGCCACCGCCCGCACCTACCTCGGCCAGCTCACCGTGGCCCCCGAGGGCTCGTCCGACGGCTACAGCCGCGACAAGTTCCCGCACTGGTCCACCCAGTCCGGCGCCTGCAACACCCGCGAGGTCGTCCTCAAGCGCGACGGCGAGAACGTCCAGCAGGACGGCAGCTGCGCCGCCGTCTCCGGCACCTGGAAGTCCCCCTACGACGGCGGCACCTGGACCGCCGCATCCGACGTCGACATCGACCACGTCGTCCCGCTCTCCGAGGCCTGGAGGTCCGGCGCGAGCGGCTGGACCACCTCCCGCCGCGAGGGCTTCGCCAACGACCTGGGCCGGCCCCAGCTCATCGCCGTGACCGACAACGTCAACCAGGCCAAGGGCGACAAGGACCCGGCGGAGTGGCTGCCGCCCACCACCTCGTACCACTGCTTCTACGCCCGGATGTGGGTGGACGTGAAGCAGCACTACGGCCTCACCGTCGACTCCGCCGAGAAGAGCGCGCTCAGCTCGATCCTGAACGGCTGCTGA
- a CDS encoding DedA family protein, producing the protein MLESVGALTGSPWIYAVVALSVLFDVFLPLLPSGVLVITAATAAAAAGSGTGRVPHDVPDILLLMLCAATASVLGDLVAYRLAWRGGERLDRAIARSRRLTSAQERLGTALARGGGVLVVIARFAPAGRSIVSLGAGAAHRRVRDFLPWSVLAGVAWAGYSVGLGYFGGQWLGATWLATGVSVLALFLAGAGAAFLVRRPRETAADAPA; encoded by the coding sequence GTGTTGGAGAGTGTGGGGGCGCTGACCGGCAGCCCATGGATCTACGCGGTCGTGGCCCTCTCCGTGCTGTTCGACGTCTTTCTGCCGCTGCTGCCGAGCGGCGTGCTCGTCATCACCGCGGCCACGGCGGCGGCCGCCGCCGGTTCCGGCACCGGGCGGGTCCCGCACGACGTGCCGGACATCCTGCTGCTCATGCTCTGCGCCGCGACGGCGTCCGTGCTCGGCGACCTCGTCGCGTACCGCCTCGCCTGGCGCGGCGGCGAACGCCTCGACCGCGCCATCGCCCGCTCCCGGCGCCTGACCAGCGCGCAGGAACGGCTCGGCACGGCGCTCGCGCGCGGCGGCGGCGTCCTCGTCGTCATCGCCCGCTTCGCGCCCGCGGGCCGCTCGATCGTCTCGCTCGGCGCGGGCGCGGCGCACCGCCGGGTGCGCGACTTCCTGCCCTGGTCGGTGCTCGCCGGCGTGGCCTGGGCCGGCTACAGCGTGGGGCTCGGCTACTTCGGCGGCCAGTGGCTGGGCGCGACGTGGCTCGCCACCGGCGTCTCGGTCCTCGCGCTGTTCCTGGCGGGGGCGGGCGCGGCCTTCCTGGTGCGGCGGCCGCGGGAGACCGCGGCGGACGCCCCCGCCTGA
- a CDS encoding superoxide dismutase family protein translates to MVAGILTAAVAAAVLAASGGAPADGGDCVRAKGRFAPSKALSPALTYDRNLVPPGARIEVTQRHERSGTRVALRVRGLKPGHAYGVHVHQKPCGTDPAAAGGHYQHRRDPVQPSKDPAYVNPANEVWLDFTARPDGSGAAAAVHSWGFRPGQASSVVLHREQGGAGDRVACFTVPFAPRA, encoded by the coding sequence ATGGTGGCAGGGATACTCACCGCGGCCGTGGCGGCCGCCGTGCTCGCCGCGAGCGGCGGAGCACCGGCCGACGGCGGCGACTGCGTGCGCGCGAAGGGGCGGTTCGCGCCGTCCAAGGCGCTGTCGCCCGCGCTGACCTACGACCGGAACCTCGTGCCTCCGGGCGCCCGCATCGAGGTGACGCAGCGCCACGAACGGTCCGGCACGCGAGTCGCCCTGCGGGTGCGTGGCCTGAAGCCGGGACACGCGTACGGCGTGCACGTGCACCAGAAGCCGTGCGGCACGGACCCGGCCGCGGCGGGCGGCCACTACCAGCACCGCCGTGACCCCGTGCAGCCCTCGAAGGACCCGGCCTACGTCAATCCGGCCAACGAAGTGTGGCTGGACTTCACCGCACGCCCCGACGGCTCGGGTGCGGCCGCCGCCGTCCACTCCTGGGGGTTCAGGCCGGGGCAGGCGTCGTCGGTGGTGCTCCACCGGGAGCAGGGCGGCGCCGGGGACCGGGTGGCCTGCTTCACGGTGCCGTTCGCACCGCGCGCCTGA
- a CDS encoding S1 family peptidase, which translates to MSASATPATPASRRPSRTARRVLGGLGALGAATALCATGLTGSAQAIVGGKDATKKYPFMVSIPMTLEKEDGTKLKGVCGGTLIHPRWVVTAAHCAQDDFVAKPTGKVRIGSDRLSSGGTVRTIVKKVVNPAYDIGGDKRSHDDIALLRLDRPVTEYAPIRIADRAPKVGAHTRILGFGTTVDSTDLEEWKFSERLQELDTRRAAADKCLDIKGETELCTQSRVRNAMACNGDSGGPQVQRIGGRWQLVGATSGDGDAAVDRRCAGGPGIYTSVPAYKKWIEKTIATQR; encoded by the coding sequence ATGTCTGCTTCCGCCACTCCGGCCACTCCCGCCTCCCGCCGTCCGTCCCGCACCGCACGCCGTGTCCTCGGCGGTCTCGGTGCCCTCGGCGCGGCCACCGCCCTGTGCGCCACCGGCCTCACCGGCAGTGCCCAGGCCATCGTCGGCGGCAAGGACGCCACCAAGAAGTACCCGTTCATGGTGTCGATCCCGATGACCTTGGAGAAGGAGGACGGCACCAAGCTGAAGGGCGTGTGCGGCGGGACCCTGATCCACCCCCGGTGGGTCGTCACCGCCGCCCACTGCGCCCAGGACGACTTCGTGGCCAAGCCCACCGGGAAGGTCCGCATCGGCAGCGACCGGCTCAGCTCCGGCGGCACGGTCCGCACCATCGTCAAGAAGGTGGTCAACCCCGCGTACGACATCGGCGGCGACAAGCGTTCCCACGACGACATCGCCCTGCTCCGCCTCGACCGGCCCGTCACCGAGTACGCCCCGATCCGCATCGCCGACCGTGCCCCGAAGGTCGGCGCGCACACCCGGATCCTCGGCTTCGGTACGACGGTCGACAGCACCGACCTGGAGGAGTGGAAGTTCTCCGAGCGCCTCCAGGAGCTCGACACCCGCAGGGCCGCGGCCGACAAGTGCCTCGACATCAAGGGCGAGACCGAGCTGTGCACGCAGAGCCGCGTCCGCAACGCCATGGCGTGCAACGGCGACTCCGGCGGACCGCAGGTCCAGCGCATCGGCGGCCGCTGGCAGCTCGTCGGCGCCACCTCCGGCGACGGTGACGCGGCCGTCGACCGGCGCTGCGCGGGCGGCCCCGGGATCTACACCTCCGTACCGGCGTACAAGAAGTGGATCGAGAAGACGATCGCCACCCAGCGCTGA
- a CDS encoding DoxX family protein yields the protein MTGRLNSAQPYALGLFRIVVGLLFACHGAASLFGVLGGTDGGGGTVDAGTWPGWYAAVIQLVGGSLVLLGLGTRGAALVSSGSMAYAYFKVHQPEALWPIQNGGEASAMFCWVFLLLVFTGSGAFSLDRVIAAARGEREAKDTADAERTPIAA from the coding sequence ATGACTGGACGTCTCAACAGCGCCCAGCCCTATGCCCTCGGCCTGTTCCGCATCGTCGTCGGCCTGCTCTTCGCCTGCCACGGCGCCGCCTCGCTCTTCGGCGTCCTCGGCGGCACGGACGGCGGCGGCGGCACCGTCGACGCGGGCACCTGGCCCGGCTGGTACGCGGCCGTCATCCAGCTCGTCGGCGGCAGCCTGGTCCTGCTGGGCCTCGGCACCCGCGGCGCCGCGCTCGTCTCGTCCGGATCGATGGCCTACGCGTACTTCAAGGTCCACCAGCCGGAGGCCCTGTGGCCGATACAGAACGGCGGCGAGGCCTCCGCGATGTTCTGCTGGGTCTTCCTGCTCCTGGTCTTCACGGGGTCCGGCGCGTTCAGCCTCGACCGCGTGATCGCGGCGGCCCGCGGCGAGCGCGAGGCGAAGGACACGGCGGACGCGGAGCGCACGCCCATCGCGGCCTGA
- a CDS encoding DUF2277 domain-containing protein — MCRSIKTLRPPALPEKATDDEIRAAALQYVRKVSGFRAPAAHNREVFERAVDAVAEATADLLAHLEVRGARAAS; from the coding sequence ATGTGCCGCAGCATCAAGACCCTTCGCCCGCCCGCCCTCCCCGAGAAGGCCACCGACGACGAGATCCGGGCCGCCGCGCTCCAGTACGTGCGCAAGGTCTCCGGGTTCCGCGCCCCGGCCGCCCACAACCGCGAGGTGTTCGAACGCGCCGTCGACGCCGTCGCCGAGGCGACGGCGGACCTGCTCGCCCACCTGGAGGTGCGAGGGGCGCGCGCGGCGTCCTAG